In Brachyhypopomus gauderio isolate BG-103 chromosome 2, BGAUD_0.2, whole genome shotgun sequence, the DNA window TTTGGTGTGAATTAAACTGTAGTCCCTTGTGAACTGTTAGAAGGTCTTGGACTCTAACGGAAGTCCACTGTGAGATGTGATCTCCTCAGGGATGCCATAATGTGCAAAAGTCTCTTATTGCTGAGAGTGGATGTAGCTCTGAGACGTCCAACTTCAGTGTATTCGGAGAAAGAATCAACACTGAGTAAACGTTTTCTTGTCTTTCTCTGGCCTGCAGCCCGGCGTGTTCTCTGCATCACATTTCAACCATCTACAAACCTGATTCGAGATACCTGCCGGAGCACAATCTGTGGCCACTACTGTTTCTCTCTGTAATGAGTATTGAGCTCAAGCCTTAGGTGAGCTTAGGTCTTCGTTGAGCTTCTAGGTCATTCTCTAAACAAATGGGTCATTTTTCTCTAAGCATCTTCTTCAGTGGTTTAGTGAAAGTACAGTAGAAAGCCATTGATGAAATATGGTGGGAGAATCTAGCATACCCATGACCCTGCACAAATGGAAAAGAATCTCCCAATGTCTCTCTGATGTTTCTCCCAAAAATATCTTCTGAATGCGGTGAGGGGTGTTGATTCAGCTGTGAACAGGGATCTGCCAGGAAGTTGACCTAGCCTCCAGCTTTGTGAGAAGCTTTAGATAGCATGGACACAGGCTGATCTGATGCTGGAAGAATGTTGCATTCTCTTTTAACACACATATTCAAGTTTGTGAGTTCCACACATAAGCACAATTTTTCCATTTGGTTTAGGAAAAACCCACTATCCTACGCACCATCCTGTATAGTCTGTGAACATCTCGAACATCTCGGGTATAACTGCATGAACATCTCGGGTATTACAACATGAACATCTAGGGTATAACAGCACGAACACCTTGGCTATAAATTTGTGCATTTGCCGAGCCCTGAAAACACCCTGTTACATATTGGCCTGCCCATAAGACACGTTTGTTGCTCTTTACAGGTGACCAAATTTCTTGTGGCTGCAAGTTCTCTCTGGAACTGCCATCACTCCACGTCTAGGTTGAATCAGTGGTGTCCCAGTCACTGGAATGACTTCTCTTCTCTACCCAGCAGAAGCTGACAGCACTTCTCCAAGAAAAGCATAGTCCTCCACATGTGTCACTCTCATCCTGTCACACACAGTCCattctgagtgtgtggtgtgcagcTGCAAGGCACCCTTTGTTGTGACATTTCAAACACTCTGCATCTCTACCTGGACGGTCTTTCCACACGTTTCTCTCCAGCGCATCGTCTACCGCTGTCTTACAGATAgatgttctgtttgtttttgttgacaGTTTATTTTCATACGCTTCATTCTGAGATGCCTGTCTGATCACCACTGCCTCTGATAGCATCTGCATTCACGGCGGATACTGCTTCTGTTCCTACTGTACAGAGTGCTGCTCATTCAGTCTCACCTTGGTCCTGAGTCAAATCAGGGTCTAACCCAAAGAAGTTCTAACTATCTGGGGTCTCTGATTGCAACTACTGTTCAATCCTTGATTTATTCCTCTTTTGGCGTAACAAATGCACAGCTGTGATAAATCTCCCAGCATTCTCCTCTTCTTCTCGACAGCTATGATTGATCTGGGCTCTCAACACGACGCTGTGGAAATGCTTTGACAACTTTGTCGTATTCCTCTTTGACTAACTGGCTCAGTGTCAACAGCCCAAGAATAACATCTGCTTCCTCCACAGACCTGGACACGACTAAACATGTTTTTCACCGGTAAAAATAAAACCAATAAAAGATGAAATATGACTTCTAAGCCACCACGTTCTGTCACCATATATAACAAGCAGACACTGAGGCACAAGTAATGTTCACTTACAAGGCCATAACATACACAAGGCATTCTGGGTATTGTAGTGCCTGTCAGTATAAGACTGATCTCTGGTGTTCAGAGTTacccagagtgagagagagtgcatgagaaagaaagagagagagagagagagagagagagagagggggggtggggggtgggagagagggtgagagaaaaGAGGCTGGTGAAAGGTGGTTAATCCTCAAAACGACACAAGAGAGGGAAAAGGCCAGAGTAGGAGACGTGTGAAAGGAAGATGTCGATAAGTGAAAGACAGACAGTATTAGGACAAGAACATAAGATAAGAGAGGAGTTgaggatggaaggatgaaaGAGACAGCAGGAGGAATCGGGTGGACGAAGACATTGGAAGGTAGTAGATCATTCCATcgaagagagagacagctatAGATCATACAGAAGAAGAGAGACACCTAGAAACCACACAGAAGTGACACAGCTATAGATCATACAGAAgaagagagacaggtagagatcACAGAAGAAGAGAGACAGCTAGAGATCACAGAAGAAGAGAGACAGCTAGAGATCAcaaagaagaagagaaagagctAGAAATCGCATAGAAGAAGGGAGACTGTTGGAGATCACAGAAAATGAGACAGCTAGAAATTACACAGAAGAAGACAGACAGCTAGAAATCACATAGAAGAAAAGAGACAGCTAGAAATCATAGAAGAAGAGAGACAGCTAGAAATCACATAGAAGAAGAGAGACAGCTAGAGATCACTGAAAATGATAGACAGCTATAACTCACATAGAAGAAGAGAGACAGCTAGAGATAACTCAAAAGTGAGACAGCTAGAAATCACACAAAAGAAGTAAATTAAGGCCACACGTACAGCTAATGGAGTCACATGCAGGAAGCAATTGTGAAACGATGCACCATTTGTTTGCTTGATTGATGATCTCCTCACCATCTCCAGACCTGTCTGAGAATTAAAGTCCATCAAAACGACATATGAAATGGCTGATTGGTGCAGAATGCTCTTTTCTTATATAATTCCTCATGTGGAGTAAATCCAAACTTGTGTGTGTCCTGGCCTCAGTTAGAAACTGATGCGAGATTTTGGTAAGGCAACAGCACAGATCTGCAAAAGAGTGCACTGCCCTAAGGCATGTAAGAACATTTGTACACAATGTGGAGAGTGGGTAAAATTTCAGCACGtgtaacagtttttttttttgcagttgctaagaGCCAATTTCTGAAACCACatacacaacaggcaaaacatctcacactttaggaaaaaaaaaacccttggaTCAAGACTCCAAAATTGTATTTTTGCATTCAAgctctacacacaaatatcagctGAACAGCATTTCCTGTATGACAACTACACATTGATGTAACAAATGGGTGTTTTTGAATGTTCAGAGCATAGTCTCCTCTAAACGTCTGTCATAGGGCTCACATATACATGCGTATTCACAATCATACAGGTTATTtatgcatattcagtacatttacaacATAAAGTAAAACACAAGTACAAGGGGAATGTTTATTTTCGTTTTTGCATGGACAGTTCTGCAGCACATGCTGTATAAActgtaacacatgctgtataaACTGTAACACATGCTTTACatactgtaacacatgctgcatatactgtaacacatgctgtataaactgtaacacatgctgtataaACTGTAACACATGCTTTACatactgtaacacatgctgtataaACTGTAACACATGCTTTACatactgtaacacatgctgcatatactgtaacacatgctttacatactgtaacacatgatgcatatactgtaacacatgctttacatactgtaacacatgatgcatatactgtaacacatgctttacatactgtaacacatgctttacatactgtaacacatgatgcatatactgtaacacatgGAAAACAAAAGCCAAAAAAGGATTTGACTTCGACATTCAAAATTAGGCTCCATCTTGCTTCATGTTTGGTTCTGGCTTCAAGATCTCATTGACGTGATAGCTGATGTCTTCTCTGGCCAGACAGGGGGTGAAGCACCTTCTGGAGTGACGTGAACCCCCATCAATGTCACCACtatcctcctccatcacctggagAAGGGATATGCGATGGGGAGGTTGGCAACCACCTTCATGCTGAAAAGAACTCAAAAGGTCAGAGGAATAGAGAGTATAGTGGAGGTGAAGCACAACAAATCATGGTTGTTCAGTGAACCGGTTTGTACTTGAGCATGGCACAGTGTCCTATGATGTTCATTACAGTACTGTATGACCGTATGAAATAGGCATAAAGTAGTCAATATTATGTGGCATAGGACACTGGAATAAAGCATCAGTGAGAGGATTGCAGAGCATACTTGCACATTTTCATAGCGCAGTTGATTCACACTGTCAGAgatgtcagtaatgatgtgctgttgaagCTGTTGTAAAAGTATGCTATTGATGGCTCTGACCATGTTGATGATGGTCTCTTCTTACCCCAGCAAGGGGTAGTCTagcagttctgcaaaaacatgaTGTGAACATTTTATCGGCAGGAAATTAAACTTTAATTTAAGTTACTGTAACTACTGATATGGTACTACACTAGTAGTAGTACAGTGGTATACACAGTTCAGTTCTGTGAGTTCAGTAGTATGCTATAGAGGAAAGGTCTACATATCTATTATGATTTTGACGTGTCCtcatgatgctacagtgtaacAGTACAGATGAGGTTGGACCCTTGGCGTCCAGAAAACTCAACCCATGGTTGTCCACATGGTTAACCAAAGGGGCCCTGATGTCATCCATTATGGTTGTTCATCTtcttcctcgtcctcttcctTGTCATCTTTGTGCAGTATTGCACTCTATTGTTGTGgtggtaggtgtgtaggtgtgtatgtgtaggtaggtgtgtaggtgtgtatgtgtaggtaggtgtgtggtgtgtaggtgtgtgggtaggtgtgtggtgtgtatgtgtaggtaggtgtgtatgtgtgtaggtgtgtaggtgtgtggtgtgtatgtgtaggtgtgtgggtaggtgtgtggtgtgtatgtgtaggtaggtgtgtatgtgtgtatgtgtaggtaggtgtggcagttttccaaaagaaacacatggttttcagttttgaatgttgtgtctaatgtaggtaacagtgtttaatgttttgttaaAAGTGTGTTTTTGAATTGCTAAGTGAGTGTAAGACAGAggatgtgcttaaggtttagtgcaccaggtcaATAGATTGGCTTCATGAGTTAGTAGTTTCCACAATTGTGCTATAAGTACCAGTGTTTATGTCTTAGCGATTGCAAAAAACTGTAGAGGACAGGCAAGATGGCTCCATGAAGCCCTGCTTGCCTGCACTGTGCAAGGTTAGCATGGTCACTGACTTCATTCACTGTGCCAGTGACAAACTTGGTCCGTGCGGCACTGACACGGGGTCTACATGTAGAAGCAGCTCCTGAATAGAGAGGTAAAGAGATGAGTGTGTGCAGAGGGtgatctgagtgtgtgtagagggtgatCTGAGTGTGTGCAGAGGGTGATCTCAGTATATGCAGTGGGTGATCTGAGTGTGTGCAGAGGGTGATCTGAGTGTGTGCAGTGGGTGATCTGAGAGTGTGCTGAGTTGAGATTTCTGGAGGCAAAGTGTCCAGACtaatctgtgctgctacactgtgGCATCATCATTGTGAGATGTGAATAGATAAGTAGACCGATGCTCTatagcaggtatcaccaaatggcggaccgcggtccggatccggacccgaacgccgccctgtccggacccaatcacattcctgattaactggatacggacccaaatgccagaAAATTTtttacgggagactatattttaaaccggagaatttattttcagacgagtgttacgttcaccacccatttgagtgttacgttccccccccccgctcaacaactttcgttcgccaccggacccggacctaaggtctgagctatctgccaaaaatggaccgcggaaagatttaattgattacccctgctctaTAGCATGCTATCAAACTTACAGAACTGAACTGTGTATACcactgtactactgtagtgtGGTACCACATCAGTAGTTACAGTCATTTACAATATACATTTGATTTCATGATGATATGTAAAATGCTCACATCATGTTGTTGCTGAACTGCTAGACTACCCCTGGATGGGGGGAAAAGAAAGCTATCCACCCCAAAACAGAAAGAGCCcatcattactgacaatgtCACCTTCAGCAACACCCATTCACTGAGCATATCTGCACtgggccagtgacagtgtgaaacaactgtgCTATGCACAAGTATGCACAACTGTCCTCTGGCTGATACTTAATTCCATTGTTAGAGTCCCTGGGTGGCATGATGGCAACATCATAATGTGTGCCGCCTTTGCCAGAACAGTGGTGTTCATCATCATGTCACTCTTAGTTCCTACAACACTGCCcacatcaccttcctcaacacagagCAAAACATACTCTGGGGAGTATGTACCCGAACGGTCCAGATCATTTGTTGTGTGGGACAACATATGTTTCCACGATGCTGCTCATGCACTTTTCGGCATGGAGGTGCTGGGCAACCCCACCATGGCATGTCCGCTTctccaggtgatggaggaagttTGTGGTGACATTGAAAACATGAAAAGGGTGGATACATCAGTCCAGAAGGTATTTCCCCTGCTGCGTGGCCAGACATCAGCTGTGGTGCCAATGAGCTCTTGTAGCCAGATCCAGATACGAGACGAAGGATGGAGCCTAATTTTGTATTTTGAAATTACAAGACATTTTTTTTGGCTTTTGTTATCTATTACAGAACTGTTCATGCAAAAaacattaatttttattttgtgtaattatgttttactttatggtgtaaaGGTACTGAATATGCATAAATCTACTGTATATTTGTgaatatacatgtatatgtgaATACTATGACAgacagcacactacacactgaacaatcaaaacacacacagtagcaGTGTGTTCCATTTGTTCCATCAGTGTGTAGTTGTATAGGAAAGGTTGTTtgtctgatatttgtgtgtggaGTCTGAATGCGAAAATACAATTTGGCAAGAGTTGTAATGAAGTGTTTGATTTTTCATGAGATGAGATGTTTTGCATGTTGTGTGTATGGCTTTGACTGCTGTGTGTTACGTTTCAAAAATTGATTAAACAATTACAGGTATGTTACAGACTCAAAAATCGGGTCTTAGTGACTGCAAAAAACTTTATCCATTATAGCCAAAGCTCAATTTCTTTCTAATCACTACAGTTAAAGCTGAATCTCTCTGTAATCACTACAGCTAAAGCTGAACGTCTCTCTAACCACTTCAAGTGAAGCTGAACATCTCTCTAACCACTACAGGTGAAGCTGAATGTCTCTCTAACCACTACAGGTGAAGCTGAATGTCTCTCTAACCACTACAGGTGAAGCTGAATGTCTCTCGAACCACTACAGGTGAAGCTGAATGTCTCTCTAACCACTGCAGGTGAAGCTGAATGTCTCTCTAACCACTACAGGTGAAGCTGAATGTCTCTCTAACCACTACAGGTGAAGCTGAATGTCTCTCTAACCACTACAGGTGAAGCTGTGCTTAGGTAACAGACCTGAGCTTGTGTCCCATATCCAATCATGAGAATCACCTAATTATGTAAGTGGTGCAGCCCATGGAACTATGCAAGGCAGGGGGCAACCTGTCCCCTTGTCAACCCTTGGCTCAGAGGGAATCCTACACCTGATTTTGGTAGAAATTGGGCAGACATTGTCCAGTATAGTCAATTAGGAAAAGAGAGACAcacatttgttgttgtttttattgtgAATCTGTGTTCTGGGTGGTAAGAATGTTCCCCTCCACTGTGTCTCCCTTATTTCCCCATTCTCCTCCTTTACCCATTCATCACACAGACCCTGAAAGATGTGTGTAGGCTGTTCCCTGGGGcattgcaacacacacacacacacacacacacacacacacacacacacacacacacacacacacacacacacacacacacacacacacacacacacacacacaaagtcatcAATGTTAACACCATTAGTGAGGGTTTGAGGCTCAGTGGGTTCTATCCACTATCTTCAACGTAAGACACTAACACTGAGTAGTAGTTTAACTAGTGCTATGGCTCTGGGTAATAGCATGTTAAGTGAATGATGATACCACCATTTATTGATACAGAACTTTTAAAAAACATAACCGGCTCCTTGTCCTCTGTGTGTCTAATAAGGACATAAATGAGTGTAGAGGTTCTATGGCTAACAGCACCCTGAGACAGGTACCCAGCTGTCCTTAATTACGTGACTCAGGTGATGTTGGAGCTAATACTAGATGCAGTGCCTCTGAGCATATGTAGACAGTCAGCACAGACTACTGGCAAAACAGCTGCTTCCCTGTAGAATGGAGGAAATACTCCTCTGGTGTATGGACACGGTGGCCCTTGGCTACAGgctggtgtgtgtctgaggtgagCAGGGCTGGAGCTGTCTCAGATGAGCGGTGGTGTCGCTCTGACAGAAGTTCTGGTTAGAAGGACACACAGAAGCAGAGGCTTCGCTCCCACCTGGGGGTTGAAGTTTATTCATCGGAACGTGATGCGTCTGAGTTCAGGATCGTTCTGATTTGGCACCTTTAGGCTTTAGTTCGTCCGAATCGACACATTGAAATGAATCCAGAGACATAATGAAATGACTAAGGCTGGGTGAAGCTGACGATGCAAACATTTACATCCAAAGAAATGACTCCAAATCCCAATCCCAATCCCAATCCCaatcccaatcccaatctaAAAAGCAGGTGTCCTGTTTGGTTTGTTATCAAAGCATACTAACAATGaggtaaataaaaacaaaacaaactagCAAAAAACATAACCGAAATACACAAACATTAATATTTAAACTTTTCCCCATTATAATTATCCTTTAAAACGTTTCATGAGCAGGTTTTCTGTAAATGTATAGCATGCATTTTAATTTCTGTATTGGTGAGTCTCTCAGCTTCATGTCTGTAGTATTCCCTAGAATAATAATTTTTTGCTTGCTTTCCTGTATGTGTCCTGAATCCTTGTCTTTAGTGTCCTGAATCCTCATTTTCAGTGTCCTGAATCCTCATCATTAGTGTCCTGAATCCTCGTCTGTTCCTCTTTCTCCATACTCTTGTTCCATCTTGGCAGTCTTTCCTGAAATCCTccaatgacctctgacccttgCCCTTTCATGCAGTCACTGTGGCAGTGAAGGGCTTTGGTATTCCACACTCCCACAATGAaagtgaggagggggggggggagtgaacaCAGATGTAGGGGAAGACTGAGTTAAGGGGGCATCAGAGATGTAGGGGAAGGTTGGGTTAAGGGGATATCAGAGATGTAGGGGTTGGTTGGGTTAAGGGGATATCAGAGATGTAGAGGAAGGTTGGGTTAAGGGGATATCAGAGATGTAGAGGAAGGTTGGGTTAAGGGGAGATCAGGGATGTAGGGGATGGTTGGGTTAAGGGGATATCAGAGATGTAGGGGATGGTTGGGTTAAGGGGATATCAGAGATGTAGGGGATGGTTGGGTTAAGTGGAGATCAAGGATGTAGGGGATGGTTGGGTTAAGGGGATATCAGAGATGTAGGGGATGGTTGGGTTAAGGGGATATCAGAGATGTAGGGGATGGTTGGGTTAAGTGGAGATCAAGGATGTAGGGGATGGTTGGGTTAAGGGGATATCAGAGATGTAGGGGATGGTTGGGTTAAGGGGATATCAGAGATGTAGGGGATGGTTGGGTTAAGGGGATATCAGAGATGTAGGGGATGGTTGGGTTAAGGGGATATCAGAGATGTAGGGGATGGTTGGGTTAAGTGGAGATCAAGGATGTAGGGGATGGTTGGGTTAAGGGGATATCAGAGATGTAGGGGATGGTTGGGTTAAGGGGATATCAGAGATGTAGGGGATGGTTGGGTTAAGGGGATATCAGAGATGTAGGGGATGGTTGGGTTAAGTGGAGATCAAGGATGTAGGGGATGGTTGGGTTAAGGGGATATCAGAGATGTAGGGGATGGTTGGGTTAAGGGGATATCAGAGATGTAGGGGATGGTTGGGTTAAGGGGATATCAGAGATATAGGGGAAGGTTGGGTTAAGTGGAGATCAGAGATGTAGGGGAAGGTTGGGTTAAGTGGAGATCAGGGATGTAGAGGATGGTTGGGTTAAGGGGATATCAGGGATGTAGAGGATGGTTGGGTTAAGGGGATATCAGGGATGTAGAGGAAGACTGGGTTAAGGGTAGAAGCTCTGGGAGTGGAACCGCTTGGTTGGTGCCGTCCTTCATcacccaacacctccatctGCTGGTTCTGCACACCCTCACCCCTACGCCTGCTTGTTCTGCAAGTCCTTCATGTAgatctgtttatttattcattttgctCTTTGGGAAAATCTTCATTATTCCACTAATTACTTTTGTTACATAGGACAGTTTGCAGACTGGGCTACTCCATCCTGCAAAGTTTCACAGCTTTAATGCAAAAGTAAATAATAAAACATTGGAGACAGGAAGATGGCTGAAAAGATAATGCAAGTTATCCTATCAACCAGAATGCTGAATAGGTGATGGTACTGTCTCGCTCCATAATCTAGAATAATTCACCTGAAgaacatctctctccatctctctccacctgcctccaccctctccacctgaCCTCTTTTCTTGATAACTGGCAAGAAAGATCAGGCATAGAGGAATAACCTttgaaaagaaaagcaaaatcaTTTCAGTTCTTTATTCATGACAACTCATGGAACTTGAAATGTGATGGTGATATTTTAATTTTAGGGCTCTGTTCTCTCTGTAATATCTGGTTTACTTTTgtacgctctctctctctctctttctctcttcctctctctccctccctccccctttccCAAAGGGATTTCCTCATACAGGCGTGGTGCGTCGGTTGGCTGTGTTGGTGTGGGACGAGTCTTTCAGCTCCTTCTGGACGCAGTTGTGGACCTGCAGGAAGTTGTGGTCCCTGTCTGAGTTGTAGGTGGCCGTGGGCGTTCCCTGGTTCCCCTTCAGCGTGTCCCCGCCACGGGTGAGCGTGTACATGGAGATCTCGGTGGAGGGTAGAGCCCCGAAACCCTTCAGGCCCACGGGGGAGCCCTCTTGCGAGTGCGAGCGGTCCGTTGACCGGGAGGATGAGCGGGAGCGGTGGCGATAGCGGTAACGGTAGCTAGGGATGCGTGCGATGGCCGAGCCTTGCAGGTAGTCTGCAGCACGCGCGCCCACACGGAGCATGCGGTGCCGGTCGATGAACATGTGCACAGCCAGGACGCCCACCATCTCAGACATGATGAAGGACAGGGCGCCGAAGTAGAAGCTCCACCCGTAGGAGTAGCTGTTCTTCTTGGAGTCGCTCTTGGTGGGGTCCCCAGCGTTCGCCGATATGTACACGATCATGCCGATGATGTTGCTGAGACCTGCGGACAGAGAAGTGGTGTCAGTGTCGTCCACAGCGCGTCGGCCAGTGCCCTCCACGTCCACTCTCTCACGCCTGATCCAGCCTTTGGAGTTCTTTTGACTGCTGTGACACTCGGCCGTATCCAGAAACGAAAATTATCATAAATCAGATTGTACAGCTTTAGGAGTTGGAAGCTTGTCTAAGCCAGATGTTACACAAGCGTCTTCCTTTAGGACACTTACAAACATTTCCTGAGACTGAAGCAGGCCCCATCTGACAATATTTGAATATATTTCagcaattatttaaatttattatatattttttaaaggttTATAAGGTCCTGAATAACACATATGAGTGAGtaacaaaatatttttcatTGGAGACTGTATTCTGCCCCTCCCAAATCTTCTCCCCTGAGGGGCATGTCCTACTCTGGTTTATGCTAATTAACCACTAAATACCACTTGCACACCACAGGGTGCCAATGAGTATATGTTAATATGATTATGCAAATCAGACAATAAGTGACACCCAGTAGTAGAGACAGGTTAGTAATATGCAAATCAGATCATGTTAAGTGATAACCGCTGGCTTTCACTTAGCTTTAAAGCTAAACGCAGTGCTGCTTTCCTGGGCCATGCCTTCCAATGATTCTGCGGGAGTGTGAAACAGGTGTAAACAGTGTACACCGTGGCCGCACAGAAACCGCGAGTGTGCGGAGGTTACTGCGACCCATGTTACTGCGAGAGTGCGGAGGTTACTGCGATGTTCGTTGAACCATAGCTACGTTCAGTCGCGTAATCGTCTGTCATAGAGAGAAACCGAGATGACAGATCACTGGAAAGTGTGTCGGGGACATCGTATTTTTAGAGAGTAATCCCAACAGGTCCCACTTAGCCTAGCAACAGGATCAGAAgcgaaaagagagagaagagcgtCGATCTGCCGTAGACATCAGGGAGCTCGTGCAAATACAGCAAGCTGATTTTTCTTGGCTCGCCAGCTTTGCACATACAGTATGAGATCatt includes these proteins:
- the cacng2a gene encoding calcium channel, voltage-dependent, gamma subunit 2a isoform X1; this translates as MECGNMGVFDRGVKMLLTTVGAFAAFSLMTIAVGTDYWLYSRGVCKIKSNNENETSKKNEEVMTHSGLWRTCCLEGNFKGLCKQIDHFPEDADYEADASEYFLRAVRASSIFPILSVILLFTGGLCIAASEFYKTRHNIILSAGILFVSAGLSNIIGMIVYISANAGDPTKSDSKKNSYSYGWSFYFGALSFIMSEMVGVLAVHMFIDRHRMLRVGARAADYLQGSAIARIPSYRYRYRHRSRSSSRSTDRSHSQEGSPVGLKGFGALPSTEISMYTLTRGGDTLKGNQGTPTATYNSDRDHNFLQVHNCVQKELKDSSHTNTANRRTTPVIPLCLIFLASYQEKRSGGEGGGRWREMERDVLQVNYSRLWSETVPSPIQHSG
- the cacng2a gene encoding calcium channel, voltage-dependent, gamma subunit 2a isoform X2, which codes for MECGNMGVFDRGVKMLLTTVGAFAAFSLMTIAVGTDYWLYSRGVCKIKSNNENETSKKNEEVMTHSGLWRTCCLEGNFKGLCKQIDHFPEDADYEADASEYFLRAVRASSIFPILSVILLFTGGLCIAASEFYKTRHNIILSAGILFVSAGLSNIIGMIVYISANAGDPTKSDSKKNSYSYGWSFYFGALSFIMSEMVGVLAVHMFIDRHRMLRVGARAADYLQGSAIARIPSYRYRYRHRSRSSSRSTDRSHSQEGSPVGLKGFGALPSTEISMYTLTRGGDTLKGNQGTPTATYNSDRDHNFLQVHNCVQKELKDSSHTNTANRRTTPV